In a single window of the Clostridia bacterium genome:
- a CDS encoding alpha-glycosidase codes for MLLEAIYHSTYSEYCHAIDKNTFIVRLRAKKNDLKRCVVCFGDRMFQGNPVRMENVEMFVVASDRFYDYFEATVHTKLTRVCYYFMIYDGIESLYYYDNDFHEKLDYDRQKYFTFHYIREEDIAEVPGWAKEAVIYQIFPDSFVGSGDKAIRARKEIKIDNGVCSRNMNGGTLRDIIDNIPYIVELGINCIYLNPIFAANSWHKYDTIDYYSVDPCFGSNEDFKELVKKCHESGVRVVLDAVFNHSGPDFFAFRDLREKGEKSEYKDWFYIYDFPLRYEKNPNYECFAYVETMPKLNTGKKEVVDYFVDVGKYWIKEADIDGWRLDVANEVNHDFWREFRKAVKAVKPDALLIGEIWDDARAWVQGDQFDSLMNYNFTYACIDYFAKSVISAVQFDARINYLLMRYKHNIQYAQMNLLDSHDVIRFLSYADGDIRRLKTAALFQMMHVGMPSIYYGDEKGLMGREEVEYRKPMKWDDDEVSTDIFNYYKKIIAIRKKYMKSMLGKYVTKSVDLQKNIYAFSRQADDEELLVVINNSETVQTFEIDINRDTGKVYEEISGKMHNISNGKISLEIDALSGAVFKI; via the coding sequence ATGCTATTGGAAGCAATATATCATTCGACATATTCGGAATACTGCCATGCTATAGATAAAAATACCTTTATAGTAAGGCTGAGGGCGAAAAAGAATGATCTTAAAAGATGTGTTGTGTGCTTTGGCGACAGAATGTTCCAGGGAAATCCTGTCCGTATGGAAAATGTCGAAATGTTTGTCGTTGCCTCAGACAGGTTTTATGATTATTTTGAGGCGACAGTTCATACAAAGCTCACCAGAGTATGTTATTATTTTATGATTTATGACGGTATAGAGTCGCTTTACTATTATGACAATGACTTCCATGAAAAACTGGATTATGATCGTCAGAAGTACTTTACATTCCATTATATCAGAGAGGAAGATATTGCTGAAGTTCCGGGATGGGCAAAAGAAGCGGTAATTTATCAGATATTCCCTGACAGCTTTGTCGGCTCCGGGGATAAGGCCATCCGTGCACGCAAGGAGATAAAAATCGATAATGGTGTATGTAGCCGTAATATGAACGGAGGTACTCTGAGGGACATAATTGATAATATACCGTATATCGTGGAGCTGGGTATCAATTGCATATACCTGAACCCGATTTTCGCCGCAAACTCGTGGCATAAGTACGATACTATAGATTATTACTCTGTTGACCCGTGCTTTGGTTCAAATGAGGATTTTAAAGAGCTTGTAAAAAAATGTCACGAGTCAGGAGTCAGGGTTGTTCTCGATGCAGTATTCAACCACTCGGGACCGGACTTCTTTGCATTCAGGGATTTGAGGGAAAAAGGGGAGAAGTCGGAATATAAGGACTGGTTCTATATTTATGATTTTCCTCTCAGATATGAAAAAAACCCTAATTATGAATGCTTTGCATATGTTGAGACAATGCCCAAGCTGAATACCGGAAAAAAAGAGGTTGTCGATTATTTCGTAGACGTGGGAAAATACTGGATTAAGGAAGCTGATATTGACGGATGGAGGCTTGATGTAGCAAATGAGGTAAACCACGATTTTTGGAGGGAATTCAGAAAAGCAGTAAAGGCTGTAAAACCCGATGCTCTTTTAATAGGAGAAATATGGGATGATGCAAGGGCATGGGTACAGGGCGATCAGTTTGACTCTTTGATGAACTATAACTTTACATATGCATGTATTGATTATTTTGCAAAAAGTGTCATTAGTGCAGTTCAGTTTGATGCTAGAATAAACTATCTTCTAATGAGATATAAGCACAATATTCAGTATGCGCAAATGAACCTTCTTGACAGCCATGATGTAATAAGGTTTCTCTCGTATGCAGATGGAGATATAAGGAGACTTAAGACGGCTGCTTTATTCCAGATGATGCATGTAGGTATGCCTTCCATATATTACGGGGATGAAAAAGGCTTAATGGGAAGGGAAGAGGTAGAATACAGGAAACCTATGAAATGGGATGATGATGAGGTTTCAACGGATATATTCAATTACTATAAAAAGATTATTGCCATAAGAAAGAAATATATGAAATCAATGCTTGGAAAATACGTTACTAAATCTGTTGATTTGCAGAAAAATATATATGCATTTTCAAGACAGGCTGACGATGAAGAACTTTTAGTGGTGATAAACAACAGTGAAACGGTGCAGACTTTCGAAATAGATATAAACAGGGATACAGGCAAGGTCTATGAAGAAATAAGCGGAAAGATGCATAATATCAGCAATGGCAAAATATCTCTTGAAATAGATGCATTGAGCGGGGCAGTTTTTAAGATTTAA
- a CDS encoding sugar ABC transporter permease, whose protein sequence is MMASEVRKKITKGGIYLILTIMAIQSVIPILWTIMASFNTGSSLYSVSLVPEKITFAHYQEIFNDRQYGKNFGLWYWNTFKIAILTMICATLLIIITSYALSQFRFKGRKFTLMTMLVVQMFPGFMSMFAIFILLLQLNLINTHMGLILVYAGGAIPGGVWLVKGYMDGLPRSLPEAAKIDGASNITIFLKVIMPISTPILTFIALQSFISPWMDFIFARLVLRSDDKKTLAIGLFEMVTGRTNTEFTMFAAGSVLVAIPITILFTYLQKYIVEGLSAGASKI, encoded by the coding sequence ATGATGGCTTCAGAAGTCAGAAAAAAGATAACAAAAGGTGGCATTTATCTAATCCTCACTATAATGGCGATTCAATCGGTTATACCTATATTATGGACTATTATGGCCTCTTTCAACACAGGCTCTTCACTATATAGTGTGTCCCTGGTACCGGAGAAAATTACATTTGCCCATTATCAGGAAATTTTTAATGACAGACAGTATGGAAAAAACTTTGGCTTATGGTATTGGAATACTTTTAAGATTGCAATTCTTACAATGATATGTGCGACTTTGTTAATAATTATTACTTCCTATGCACTATCACAATTCAGGTTCAAGGGAAGAAAATTTACGCTGATGACAATGCTTGTCGTACAGATGTTTCCGGGCTTTATGAGTATGTTTGCAATTTTTATACTATTACTACAACTGAATCTTATAAACACACATATGGGGTTGATTCTGGTATATGCAGGTGGGGCTATTCCAGGAGGTGTATGGCTTGTAAAAGGATATATGGATGGTCTGCCGCGGTCATTACCGGAGGCGGCAAAGATCGATGGTGCGAGTAATATTACTATATTTTTAAAAGTTATTATGCCGATATCCACACCGATTCTTACTTTTATTGCATTGCAAAGCTTCATATCACCTTGGATGGACTTCATTTTTGCAAGGCTGGTACTAAGGTCCGATGATAAGAAGACGCTTGCAATAGGGCTGTTTGAGATGGTAACCGGAAGAACCAATACAGAATTTACTATGTTTGCTGCAGGATCGGTGCTTGTAGCTATTCCAATAACAATATTGTTTACATATTTACAGAAGTATATTGTAGAAGGATTGAGTGCAGGTGCTTCTAAGATATGA